In one window of Orcinus orca chromosome 17, mOrcOrc1.1, whole genome shotgun sequence DNA:
- the LOC125961711 gene encoding translation initiation factor IF-2-like: MSAWIGARGAEGPGEEGAGGGREREAREAREAREAGGWKRWARGRSQTPVAGRGAGPSRGPLGRGGGLRSASRLRAARSAAAAAQAPVSHGASPEQMPGEAGGSPAPADSSESPAPRPGRRGAGRGSGPGRRRGPGRRLPRSFEALRGGKPQEGGCGGGAGGARRGAGTTGSDRGHLRRGLADAPLSGGGGSVAPALASAAPEVTGSYPSL; the protein is encoded by the coding sequence ATGTCAGCTTGGATTGGGGCCAGGGGAGCCGAGGGGCCGGGGGAGGAGGGTGCCGGAGGCGGGCGGGAGCGGGAGGCGCGGGAGGCGCGGGAGGCGCGGGAGGCGGGAGGCTGGAAGCGCTGGGCGCGCGGGAGGAGCCAGACGCCGGTCGCGGGGCGCGGAGCCGGGCCCTCCCGGGGGCCGCTCGGCCGCGGCGGGGGTCTGCGCTCGGCGTCCCGGCTCCGCGCTGCGCGCTCGGCGGCTGCGGCTGCCCAGGCGCCCGTGAGTCACGGTGCGTCACCGGAGCAGATGCCCGGGGAGGCTGGAGGCTCCCCGGCTCCCGCTGACTCATCAGAAAGCCCTGCTCCGCGGCCAgggaggcggggggcggggcgggggagcgGCCCGGGCCGGCGGCGCGGCCCGGGCCGGCGGCTGCCGAGGTCGTTTGAGGCGCTCCGAGGCGGAAAACCCCAAGAAGGCGGCTGCGGCGGGGGCGCTGGGGGTGCTCGGCGGGGAGCGGGGACGACTGGCAGCGACCGGGGCCACCTGCGGCGCGGGCTGGCGGACGCCCCGCTGTCGGGAGGAGGCGGTTCCGTGGCTCCAGCACTGGCCTCGGCGGCGCCCGAGGTCACGGGGTCCTACCCCTCCCTTTAA